Proteins encoded together in one Chryseobacterium sp. G0201 window:
- a CDS encoding T9SS type A sorting domain-containing protein codes for MNKLFSLRIFLVPFFLYSISVSSQLVKSDIQLWEKANSAARDGIKCKDENLLNFHCGIKDKFIKKYIKYSRDKSHTLSVVHASKESDPIWQNSDKNVSLSNNRYEIGGAKNIELRKRPSIFSFTSGSDPKKGKSDSLKIKFQDQNLYELIFIPKRAKVTELNNIHSYLSIKYGVSLEKGKYFSSEEKVIWDPEKHGDFKYRPTGLGRDDGNELYQKQSMNTADQILAIGKNDINRTNAENASMLNNYEFIIWSDDNKELDFKQDGNFNVLKRNWEINFVGPKTQNSDYKVRIEKSLLNPKSLPSIYWMFLKNTFGEIRKIQGVEIDNYVFFNKIEFITAKENTDTAQFTFAVSQTKGVKDGNSTFANPIDPNSLSLDLDQIVLYPNPVKAGQNFTVRFPAMENLVVSIYDGAGRLVALDKVDQKSTHYVNHLPTQSAYLINLTQNGKIIKTFKLIVE; via the coding sequence ATGAATAAACTTTTCTCACTCCGAATCTTCCTCGTACCATTTTTCTTATATTCCATTTCGGTCTCTTCACAATTAGTGAAATCCGACATACAACTATGGGAAAAAGCAAACAGTGCCGCTCGTGATGGTATAAAATGTAAAGATGAAAATCTGTTAAACTTCCATTGCGGAATTAAGGATAAATTCATCAAAAAATATATTAAATACAGCCGGGATAAAAGCCATACACTTAGTGTTGTTCATGCCTCTAAGGAGAGCGACCCAATCTGGCAAAATTCAGACAAAAATGTATCCCTATCCAATAATAGATACGAAATTGGAGGCGCTAAAAATATAGAATTACGCAAACGACCCAGTATTTTTTCGTTTACAAGTGGATCTGATCCAAAAAAAGGAAAATCGGATAGTCTGAAAATAAAATTTCAAGATCAAAATCTTTATGAATTGATTTTTATTCCCAAACGCGCAAAGGTAACAGAACTAAATAATATTCATTCTTACCTATCTATTAAGTATGGTGTTTCCCTGGAAAAAGGAAAATATTTCAGCAGTGAGGAAAAAGTTATTTGGGACCCGGAAAAACACGGGGATTTTAAATATAGACCAACAGGATTGGGTAGAGACGATGGAAATGAGCTTTACCAGAAGCAATCCATGAACACTGCTGATCAAATCTTAGCAATAGGCAAAAACGACATTAATAGAACGAATGCAGAAAACGCATCCATGCTGAACAATTATGAATTTATTATTTGGTCGGATGACAATAAAGAACTTGACTTTAAACAGGATGGCAATTTTAATGTCTTGAAGAGGAATTGGGAGATCAATTTTGTTGGCCCAAAAACACAGAATAGTGACTACAAAGTTAGAATTGAAAAATCGCTGTTAAATCCCAAATCCTTGCCAAGTATTTATTGGATGTTTCTCAAAAACACATTCGGCGAAATACGAAAAATACAGGGCGTTGAAATAGATAATTATGTTTTCTTTAATAAGATTGAGTTTATCACCGCTAAAGAGAATACGGATACCGCTCAATTTACTTTTGCAGTAAGCCAAACTAAAGGTGTTAAGGATGGTAACTCAACGTTTGCAAATCCAATAGATCCTAACAGTCTTTCCCTTGATCTTGATCAGATTGTACTCTATCCAAATCCAGTAAAGGCTGGCCAAAATTTCACAGTCCGCTTTCCTGCAATGGAGAATCTTGTTGTCTCTATCTATGACGGTGCAGGAAGATTAGTTGCCCTGGATAAAGTTGACCAAAAGTCCACACACTATGTGAATCATTTACCGACACAGAGCGCATACCTAATCAATCTGACCCAAAACGGTAAAATCATAAAAACTTTCAAATTAATCGTAGAATAA
- a CDS encoding helix-turn-helix domain-containing protein: protein MNIFLLSIIDNSIEGAMIRFSQLPINSSLLNNHHLETLGNSVKKIVDTYIGFFKSINIAPFQYQYNTNRIEKRFELTAINSRPLDGIDKKLLSIITFPIKKAVIPINFHLHQSTRIFLYTGIGAFESVSNTIVFFLYELSISDDLIRYTPTSLRYLDNILFEDDLSKFNSGRELANSFGKNYSKFQQDCREYFRDTFYQFHNKIKMMKVLEDVMLSDLSLKEIAYKNKFLDYNSMYRIFRTKYRFPIHCIPRLMIQI, encoded by the coding sequence ATGAATATCTTTCTACTGTCTATAATTGACAACAGCATTGAAGGAGCGATGATCAGATTTTCGCAACTCCCAATAAATTCATCTTTACTGAATAATCATCATCTTGAAACGCTTGGTAACTCAGTTAAAAAGATTGTAGATACCTATATTGGGTTTTTCAAAAGCATTAATATTGCTCCCTTTCAATATCAGTATAATACCAATAGAATTGAAAAGAGGTTCGAGCTAACTGCAATAAATAGTAGACCGCTCGACGGTATTGACAAAAAACTCCTTAGTATAATTACGTTCCCGATCAAAAAAGCGGTTATACCTATAAATTTTCACCTGCACCAGTCCACCAGGATTTTTCTTTATACGGGAATAGGTGCTTTTGAAAGTGTTAGCAATACAATTGTTTTTTTTCTCTATGAATTATCTATTTCAGATGACCTCATCAGATATACGCCTACATCACTACGATATCTGGATAACATATTATTTGAAGATGACCTTTCGAAGTTTAATTCCGGACGGGAACTGGCAAATAGTTTTGGCAAGAATTATAGCAAGTTCCAGCAAGATTGCCGTGAATATTTTAGGGATACCTTTTATCAATTTCATAATAAAATCAAAATGATGAAGGTCTTAGAAGATGTGATGTTAAGTGATTTAAGTTTGAAAGAAATTGCTTATAAAAACAAATTTTTAGATTATAACAGTATGTATAGAATATTCAGGACCAAGTATCGCTTTCCCATACATTGTATCCCTAGATTGATGATACAAATTTAG
- a CDS encoding DoxX family protein, whose protein sequence is MRKSITLFPVIAAYFFVLLFFYASISKVLDFENFQVQLAQSPLLSAYAGFISYVVIITELVICLLLCFPETRLIGLYGSLSLMSAFTIYIYLILNYSDFVPCSCGGILEELGWTEHLIFNVFCILVSLIGIYLLSNLNSVSKFRTSVSAFGASLLSAGVVLSLFLLSEDIIKKENNFTRRYLNHPIVEDKQYDLKFNSYYFAGSSNGKIFLGNHTAPKILNVLDVITGVITAFKVEPDEVGYTFRALKFMVKPPYFYLYDGSVPIIYRGRIGETKAKTISYRDGYFDEMVVMDSSLFAIRTQSSTNKNHILGTINVNKGVLPRLFISDQLLEKQQDGIFDSDGQLVSDDRNPDNCYYVYSYRNQILSIDKNLNLLRRQNTIDTNSKAKIKVVQLSDGKRKMSAPPVIVNKKTVVHQNLLFNESGVIGRYEQKKQWRNSSIIDIYNVQEPSYVGSFYVPDNGKNKMSHMLVSDKYLFVLSGTMLIRYHFTKNMIQKFKNGGSRKTVYKE, encoded by the coding sequence ATGAGAAAATCTATTACTCTCTTCCCAGTTATAGCTGCTTATTTTTTTGTTCTACTGTTCTTTTACGCAAGCATCAGCAAAGTGTTAGATTTTGAGAATTTTCAAGTACAGTTGGCACAATCTCCATTACTGAGCGCATATGCTGGATTTATTTCTTATGTTGTTATCATAACTGAACTTGTCATTTGCCTTTTGCTTTGCTTTCCGGAAACCAGGCTTATTGGCTTGTATGGTTCTTTAAGTTTGATGTCGGCATTTACGATATATATTTACCTCATACTTAATTATAGTGATTTTGTGCCTTGCTCATGCGGCGGCATTCTTGAAGAATTAGGCTGGACCGAACACTTGATTTTTAATGTTTTCTGTATTCTCGTTTCGCTTATTGGTATTTATCTTTTGAGTAATTTAAACTCAGTAAGCAAATTCAGAACAAGCGTTAGTGCATTTGGGGCTAGTCTCCTTTCTGCTGGAGTTGTTTTAAGTTTATTTTTATTGTCCGAGGATATTATAAAAAAAGAAAACAACTTTACCAGGCGCTATCTTAATCATCCGATTGTAGAAGATAAACAGTATGATCTTAAGTTCAATTCCTATTATTTCGCAGGATCATCGAATGGGAAAATATTTCTGGGAAATCATACAGCTCCTAAAATACTCAATGTTTTAGATGTAATTACTGGTGTTATTACGGCTTTCAAAGTCGAGCCAGATGAGGTTGGATATACTTTTCGCGCATTAAAATTCATGGTGAAACCTCCTTACTTCTATTTGTATGATGGCTCAGTACCGATTATTTACCGTGGCAGGATTGGTGAAACCAAAGCAAAAACAATAAGTTATCGTGATGGCTACTTTGATGAAATGGTGGTCATGGATAGTAGCCTTTTTGCCATTCGTACGCAAAGCAGCACAAATAAAAACCACATATTAGGAACTATAAATGTTAATAAGGGCGTTCTACCCAGGCTATTTATAAGTGACCAACTACTAGAAAAACAACAAGATGGCATTTTTGATTCAGATGGTCAACTGGTTAGTGATGATAGAAATCCGGATAACTGTTACTATGTCTATTCCTATCGTAACCAAATTTTATCAATTGATAAAAACCTGAATTTGTTACGAAGACAGAACACTATTGATACCAATTCGAAGGCAAAAATCAAAGTGGTGCAGCTATCGGATGGTAAACGTAAAATGAGTGCTCCGCCTGTAATAGTCAATAAGAAAACTGTGGTTCATCAAAATCTTCTTTTTAACGAATCCGGAGTAATCGGGAGATATGAACAGAAAAAGCAATGGAGAAATTCTTCGATTATCGACATTTATAATGTTCAGGAGCCGTCTTATGTTGGTAGTTTCTACGTGCCGGATAATGGAAAAAATAAGATGTCACATATGCTTGTTTCAGATAAATACCTATTTGTACTCTCGGGAACCATGCTTATAAGATATCACTTTACAAAAAACATGATACAAAAGTTCAAAAACGGGGGAAGCCGAAAAACCGTTTACAAAGAGTAG
- a CDS encoding DUF6520 family protein, protein MKRFKKIVLPVAIVMIAALGAFATNSSKKTAMHDGYRYDELSETCVNTQIQCSDVPSSFICTDGSANQLRQISGTSCPDLLFKP, encoded by the coding sequence ATGAAAAGGTTTAAAAAAATCGTGTTACCAGTAGCTATTGTTATGATTGCTGCTTTAGGTGCTTTTGCGACCAACTCAAGCAAAAAAACGGCTATGCATGACGGCTACCGCTACGATGAATTAAGTGAAACTTGTGTGAATACACAGATTCAGTGTAGTGACGTTCCTAGTTCGTTCATTTGTACGGATGGTTCTGCAAACCAGCTACGCCAAATCAGTGGTACAAGTTGCCCTGATTTATTGTTCAAACCTTAA
- a CDS encoding alpha/beta hydrolase family protein has product MKATRSCIALFTYLVFAQLLSGQNSQWYQVFNKSVTKNGNWIYFVKHYDDGEQEGVLQNGATLKTTIFRNPGEVYLDDKILILRNKDNTVFIRNLKKQEEFQFQQISGFTHDSDTSNTILTTTAKEISVVDNSGLVRYKTANVEKLTITNGNLWIRKKNVVSLLNLKTLKEKILVDNFQRWSVLKEEVSIDEKLVKQVLTRDSITIARFYDFEGHLQLEKELPAAFAAYSRYNFFDSGYLSASKQPFKNVKNSDSIEVWSSEDKGIKPKIMKNKIEGYTDLIFDVNTSAKYENPPIFGATRSSLIFDNKVFLDFYDLENDDFTEEIASPTFRLRDLKTGETIFTAQHISGQYFHVSKKFNQLFYFKNKDWWMYDYDKRKEVNLTAGLSTNFYQFNRLNEKVSIAISRLFLSHDNKKVFLTDENDIWEYDLVINKAIRLTHSIDSHISYRILNNSINEPVERLKWTNFNEIGENFLLLDISKDDGSMQGLAVYKDQKIDVIESLGANTISQLVYAENMVTYVTENGNEPYVLKLYNINSKKKRTTYYSNKENFEPSLFPSTKVHFWKNKDGESDYCGVILPPDYDASKKYPMIVRIYENEAKGYKDFVYPSYYGQNGFNRSLSAMNGYIILLPRIVYKKDEPGQSALSCVETAIKTAASFYNIDLNRIGIIGHSFGGFEVNYLVCHSNIFKAAISGASLSDITASYFSLNQNWLRPEIYRYTDQSFRFSGSFYDIKEVYYENNPIFHAEKINTPLLLWAGKEDYHVNWNQSVAMFIAMKSLKKDSKLLLFPSEGHAIVRKEHQKEATKRFMQWFDYYLKGSMRPSWF; this is encoded by the coding sequence ATGAAGGCTACTAGATCATGCATTGCCCTTTTTACCTATTTAGTATTTGCTCAACTTTTATCTGGGCAGAACTCCCAATGGTACCAGGTCTTTAATAAAAGTGTGACCAAAAATGGTAACTGGATATATTTTGTAAAACATTATGATGATGGGGAACAGGAAGGTGTTTTGCAAAATGGCGCTACTTTAAAAACGACCATCTTCAGAAATCCAGGTGAGGTATATCTTGATGATAAAATTTTGATACTAAGGAATAAGGATAATACTGTTTTCATCAGAAACTTGAAAAAGCAGGAGGAATTTCAGTTTCAGCAAATTTCGGGTTTCACCCATGATTCAGATACGAGCAATACTATACTGACAACAACAGCAAAGGAGATTTCGGTTGTAGATAATTCAGGGCTGGTTCGATATAAAACAGCGAACGTTGAAAAATTAACAATAACAAACGGGAATTTATGGATAAGAAAGAAAAATGTAGTCTCCCTTCTCAATTTAAAAACACTAAAAGAAAAAATCCTTGTGGATAATTTTCAGCGCTGGAGCGTATTAAAGGAAGAAGTAAGCATAGATGAAAAACTTGTTAAACAAGTTTTGACACGAGATAGTATAACAATTGCAAGGTTTTATGATTTCGAAGGCCACCTTCAACTGGAGAAAGAACTTCCGGCAGCGTTCGCAGCTTATTCCCGCTACAATTTTTTTGACTCTGGCTATCTAAGTGCTTCCAAACAGCCTTTTAAAAACGTTAAGAACTCAGATTCGATTGAAGTCTGGTCTTCAGAAGATAAAGGGATAAAGCCTAAAATTATGAAAAATAAGATCGAAGGCTACACAGATCTGATTTTCGATGTAAATACTTCTGCGAAGTACGAAAACCCTCCTATTTTTGGAGCAACACGCAGTTCTCTTATTTTTGATAATAAAGTTTTTTTAGATTTCTACGACCTGGAAAACGATGATTTCACCGAGGAGATTGCATCTCCAACTTTCAGGCTCAGAGACCTGAAGACTGGTGAAACTATTTTTACCGCGCAACATATAAGCGGTCAATATTTCCATGTGTCTAAAAAGTTTAACCAGTTGTTTTATTTTAAAAATAAAGATTGGTGGATGTACGATTACGATAAGAGAAAAGAGGTTAACCTAACAGCTGGCTTATCTACAAATTTTTATCAGTTTAACAGGCTGAATGAAAAAGTTAGCATTGCAATAAGCAGGCTATTTCTAAGCCACGACAACAAAAAAGTATTTTTGACAGATGAAAATGATATCTGGGAATATGATTTGGTAATCAATAAAGCAATTAGGCTCACCCATTCCATTGACAGCCATATTTCCTATCGAATACTTAATAACAGTATTAATGAACCAGTGGAAAGATTAAAATGGACCAATTTTAATGAAATAGGCGAAAATTTTCTATTGCTTGATATTAGCAAGGATGATGGCTCCATGCAAGGTCTAGCGGTCTATAAAGATCAGAAAATTGATGTCATTGAGTCGCTCGGTGCAAATACGATCAGTCAATTGGTATATGCAGAAAATATGGTTACCTACGTGACAGAAAATGGAAATGAGCCCTATGTTCTAAAACTGTATAATATTAATTCGAAAAAGAAAAGAACAACATATTACAGCAATAAGGAAAATTTTGAGCCCTCACTTTTCCCCAGTACAAAAGTTCATTTTTGGAAAAATAAAGATGGAGAATCAGACTATTGTGGAGTAATACTGCCTCCAGATTATGACGCATCAAAGAAGTATCCTATGATCGTAAGGATTTATGAAAATGAAGCCAAAGGCTACAAAGATTTTGTTTACCCAAGCTATTACGGCCAGAACGGTTTTAACAGGTCCCTTTCAGCTATGAATGGTTACATCATTTTGTTACCCCGTATTGTTTACAAGAAAGATGAACCCGGCCAGTCTGCATTATCCTGTGTGGAAACAGCAATAAAAACGGCAGCTTCATTCTACAATATTGATCTAAACCGGATAGGCATTATTGGTCATTCCTTTGGTGGCTTCGAGGTTAATTATCTCGTTTGTCATTCCAATATTTTCAAAGCGGCCATCAGCGGCGCCTCCCTATCAGATATTACGGCTTCGTATTTTTCTCTCAATCAGAACTGGCTCCGTCCTGAGATTTACAGGTACACTGATCAGAGTTTCCGGTTTTCCGGTTCATTCTATGACATTAAAGAGGTTTATTATGAAAACAATCCGATTTTTCATGCAGAGAAAATTAACACTCCCCTGTTGCTTTGGGCAGGCAAAGAAGATTATCACGTCAACTGGAATCAGAGTGTTGCAATGTTTATTGCCATGAAAAGCCTAAAAAAAGACTCCAAATTATTATTATTTCCTAGCGAAGGTCACGCGATCGTACGGAAAGAGCATCAGAAAGAGGCTACAAAAAGATTTATGCAATGGTTCGACTATTATCTTAAAGGCTCTATGCGCCCTTCCTGGTTTTAG
- a CDS encoding RagB/SusD family nutrient uptake outer membrane protein, translating into MTAISCENFLELDDPKNQISQTTVFRNKETATAALTDVYTNLRSKGILTGDTSGMNYLLGCYTDELTSVTAQQTDFRTFYELSIQPNNLAVRSLWTNAYQQIYAVNNIIEGVQENSSYLDSATVNQLLGEAFFIRALLHFYLVNLYDQIPYVQSTNYIINQNIPKKSVPEVYNLLIQDLLSSESKLGNSYPGTGRTRANKSTAQLLLSRAYLYQNNWALAKDYALKVIANPDYSVVQNLDMAFLKDSKSAVLQFMPVEVAANTLEGQYFIFQTLPPPNAVLSSSFMSSFENGDLRKLKWTKEVSNGQSTFYHPYKYKQNNKTAASVEYTIVFRIEEAYLILAEAENEMGNSAQAKIYLNVMRSKAGLQGDSSSSQTQLRLAILNERQHELFTEFGHRFFDLKRKDLLDQKILPLKSNWKTYFRNLPLPEQELLINQNLKPQNEGY; encoded by the coding sequence ATGACGGCAATCAGCTGTGAAAATTTTTTGGAACTTGATGATCCCAAAAACCAAATATCACAGACAACAGTATTTAGAAACAAAGAAACGGCAACTGCTGCACTAACCGATGTGTACACGAATTTAAGATCCAAGGGCATCCTTACAGGAGATACTTCAGGGATGAATTATTTACTGGGATGCTATACTGACGAGCTGACATCTGTCACTGCTCAGCAGACAGACTTTCGGACGTTTTACGAACTAAGCATTCAGCCCAATAATTTAGCTGTCAGAAGTCTTTGGACCAATGCCTATCAGCAGATATATGCCGTAAATAATATCATTGAAGGCGTACAGGAAAATAGCTCCTATCTTGACTCAGCTACAGTAAACCAGCTTTTGGGTGAAGCTTTCTTTATCAGGGCTCTTCTACACTTTTATCTTGTGAATCTATATGACCAAATTCCTTATGTACAGTCAACAAACTATATTATTAACCAAAATATTCCAAAAAAATCAGTTCCGGAAGTCTATAATCTTTTGATTCAAGATTTATTATCATCCGAATCAAAACTTGGTAACAGCTATCCCGGCACTGGACGGACAAGAGCCAATAAATCCACGGCACAATTGCTTCTTTCCAGAGCTTACCTTTATCAAAATAATTGGGCATTGGCAAAAGATTATGCTTTAAAGGTGATAGCAAATCCCGATTATTCCGTTGTTCAAAATTTGGACATGGCCTTCCTCAAGGATTCCAAAAGTGCTGTACTTCAATTTATGCCTGTTGAGGTAGCAGCAAATACTTTAGAGGGGCAGTATTTTATTTTCCAAACACTGCCACCGCCAAATGCTGTGCTCTCTTCAAGTTTTATGAGCTCTTTTGAGAATGGAGATTTACGGAAGCTTAAATGGACTAAAGAAGTTTCTAACGGCCAAAGTACTTTTTATCATCCTTATAAATACAAGCAGAATAATAAAACCGCTGCTTCTGTTGAATACACCATTGTTTTCCGCATTGAAGAAGCATATCTGATATTGGCGGAAGCAGAAAATGAGATGGGCAATTCCGCGCAGGCTAAGATATACCTCAACGTTATGCGCTCAAAAGCCGGTTTACAGGGGGATAGTTCATCATCCCAGACCCAGTTGCGATTAGCCATCCTCAATGAAAGACAGCATGAGCTTTTCACTGAATTCGGACATCGATTTTTTGACCTGAAAAGAAAAGACCTTTTAGACCAGAAGATTTTACCCCTAAAATCCAATTGGAAAACCTATTTCAGAAATCTGCCACTGCCGGAACAAGAACTCTTAATTAACCAAAATCTTAAACCACAAAATGAAGGCTACTAG
- a CDS encoding SusC/RagA family TonB-linked outer membrane protein: MKNICTAVLFLILGISLFRGQQQDLSKMKVNYLAGKISAAEAIESFLVENKIKSYAYSTDELEKYKIQGVKCSNESLVDCVNKILKGLPFEGLIFNNTIIIRQKIKKVSAVSDIEESTPQLAIQQKSKDTIAFSIRETKIEEITLNAGYYAVKDKERTGSIAKVTAKEIENQPVNNVLSTLQGRMSGVNITQNSGVPGGGFDVQIRGKNSLRYDGSFPLIVIDGVPTNSQSNAIGALSNGIITKGEASPLNALNLNDIESIEVLKDADATAIYGSRGANGVVLVTTKKGKGQGTSYILDLNTSVSKASRFLELANTEQYLQMRKDAYKNDGITNYPVNAFDLNGTWDQNRYTDWYKQFIGKTFLSQQAQFSVSGGNDLTRFFMNVNHLEQSTAYGNGFRYQKMGIDFSATHQSKDKKFKISPTILYSFQRNNLFESDLTNQIFLTPNAPAIYLPDGTLNWANNTFANPVAKLNNEYKAKIYTLYLQLTSEYKISKDFTFKLNGGYTNTNQKEVRTNPSTASNPSLGRTSRNSVIYFGDVNKYSWILEPQLHWTKKSEKHQFNALLGTTFESKNEELFRIQGSDFTSNELIYNLSNAKVQKVNEDTETGYRYMAVFGRFNYGFLDKYFVNLTARRDGSSRFGSNNRFANFGAVGAAWIFSKEQFLKDNKVVSFGKIRGSYGVAGSDLIGDYQFLNTYTISSTLYDGNTGLYPSRLYNPNFSWEKTKKLETALELGLLQDRISLTASWYQNRSSNQLVGFPLPATTGFPTILSNFPATVQNSGFEFDLGFSPIQKTPFKWSTSLNISIPRSKLLAFDNIASTSYANSYIVGESMNIKKVYEFKGINPTTGIYEFTDLNGDGKIDINDRTKTVKYGTRLYGGLTGQFSYKKISLGFLLQFAKQNLYSLDYSLPAIGSMRNIPTYMLDYWTPEHTTGSYQLPTTGLNSNAVKAQSLYQSSDAVIVDASFIRLNNVQLSYTVPIKELSMILTLQGQNLFTITHYKGLSPESEGIYLPFVKTYSFNVTLKF, translated from the coding sequence ATGAAAAATATTTGCACGGCTGTCCTATTCCTAATATTGGGGATAAGTCTATTCAGAGGACAGCAACAAGACCTTTCTAAAATGAAGGTCAATTATTTGGCTGGAAAAATTTCAGCCGCGGAAGCAATTGAAAGCTTTCTGGTTGAAAATAAGATCAAATCATATGCTTATTCTACTGATGAGCTAGAAAAGTATAAGATTCAGGGAGTAAAATGCAGCAATGAAAGCCTAGTAGATTGCGTTAATAAAATACTAAAAGGCTTACCTTTTGAGGGACTTATCTTTAATAATACCATTATAATCCGGCAGAAAATCAAGAAAGTATCTGCTGTTTCAGATATTGAGGAAAGTACTCCCCAGTTGGCTATACAGCAAAAAAGTAAAGATACCATAGCGTTTTCTATTAGGGAAACCAAAATCGAGGAAATTACACTGAATGCGGGTTATTATGCTGTAAAGGATAAAGAACGCACCGGAAGTATTGCTAAGGTGACAGCAAAAGAAATAGAGAACCAGCCTGTAAACAATGTCCTTTCTACCTTACAGGGAAGAATGTCTGGTGTCAACATAACCCAAAACAGCGGAGTGCCAGGTGGTGGCTTTGATGTTCAGATCAGGGGTAAAAACAGCTTACGCTATGATGGGAGTTTTCCACTGATTGTTATCGATGGTGTGCCCACCAACAGCCAATCCAATGCCATAGGCGCTTTATCAAACGGAATTATCACAAAAGGCGAAGCAAGCCCACTCAATGCCTTAAACCTGAACGACATCGAAAGTATTGAAGTATTGAAAGATGCAGATGCGACAGCCATATACGGTTCCAGAGGAGCAAACGGAGTAGTATTGGTAACCACAAAAAAGGGAAAAGGTCAGGGTACTTCCTATATTCTTGACCTGAATACTTCTGTCAGTAAAGCAAGCCGTTTTTTAGAACTGGCCAATACCGAACAATATCTGCAGATGCGAAAAGATGCATATAAAAATGATGGTATTACGAATTATCCGGTCAATGCCTTTGACCTAAACGGAACATGGGACCAAAACCGTTATACAGATTGGTACAAACAATTTATAGGAAAAACGTTTCTAAGCCAACAAGCGCAATTTTCTGTCAGCGGTGGTAATGACCTTACTCGTTTTTTTATGAACGTGAACCATCTCGAACAATCTACCGCTTATGGAAATGGTTTCCGATATCAAAAGATGGGTATTGATTTCAGCGCTACCCATCAGTCGAAAGACAAAAAATTTAAGATCAGTCCAACAATTTTGTATTCTTTTCAAAGAAATAACCTCTTTGAATCTGATCTTACTAATCAAATCTTTCTCACGCCAAACGCTCCCGCCATTTACCTGCCAGATGGTACGCTTAACTGGGCAAACAATACTTTCGCCAACCCAGTCGCCAAGCTGAACAATGAATATAAAGCTAAGATATATACCCTATACCTTCAGTTAACCTCAGAATACAAAATATCAAAAGATTTTACCTTCAAACTGAACGGCGGATACACCAATACTAACCAAAAGGAAGTGCGAACAAATCCCTCCACAGCTTCCAATCCGAGCCTTGGCAGAACAAGCCGAAATTCGGTCATCTATTTCGGAGATGTAAATAAATACAGCTGGATTTTAGAACCCCAGCTTCATTGGACAAAAAAATCGGAAAAACACCAGTTTAATGCTTTGCTGGGTACAACATTTGAATCAAAGAACGAAGAATTGTTTCGCATACAAGGCAGTGATTTCACCTCCAATGAGCTGATATATAATCTTTCAAATGCAAAAGTTCAAAAAGTGAATGAGGACACCGAAACAGGTTATCGATATATGGCAGTTTTTGGAAGGTTCAACTATGGCTTCCTTGACAAGTACTTCGTTAATTTAACGGCTAGAAGGGACGGCTCAAGCAGATTTGGTTCCAACAACCGTTTTGCAAATTTTGGTGCTGTTGGAGCTGCCTGGATATTTTCAAAAGAACAATTTTTAAAAGATAATAAAGTAGTAAGTTTTGGCAAAATCAGAGGAAGTTATGGGGTTGCTGGTAGTGATCTTATTGGAGACTACCAATTCCTAAATACCTATACCATTTCATCTACGCTCTATGACGGGAATACAGGACTCTACCCCTCCCGTTTATACAATCCGAATTTCAGCTGGGAGAAAACAAAAAAATTAGAAACTGCATTAGAATTGGGCTTGCTTCAAGATAGAATATCTCTTACAGCATCATGGTACCAAAACCGCTCCTCTAACCAATTGGTGGGATTTCCTTTGCCAGCTACCACAGGATTCCCTACAATACTAAGTAATTTTCCAGCGACAGTGCAAAATTCAGGGTTCGAATTCGATCTTGGTTTTTCACCTATTCAAAAAACACCTTTTAAATGGAGTACCTCGTTAAACATTAGTATACCAAGAAGTAAATTACTCGCTTTCGATAATATCGCATCTACTTCTTATGCAAATTCATATATCGTGGGAGAATCCATGAATATTAAGAAAGTTTACGAGTTTAAAGGCATAAATCCAACCACAGGTATCTACGAATTTACCGATCTTAACGGCGATGGAAAAATTGACATCAACGACCGTACAAAAACAGTAAAATATGGCACCAGACTTTATGGTGGACTTACCGGACAGTTTTCCTACAAAAAAATATCCTTAGGGTTCCTTTTACAGTTTGCAAAACAAAATCTCTACAGTCTTGATTACTCATTGCCCGCAATTGGATCGATGAGAAACATACCAACCTATATGCTGGATTACTGGACTCCTGAGCATACCACTGGCAGCTACCAATTGCCGACTACTGGTCTAAACTCTAATGCTGTTAAAGCACAAAGCCTCTATCAAAGCAGCGATGCGGTTATTGTTGATGCTTCGTTTATAAGGCTTAACAACGTACAGTTATCCTATACAGTCCCTATTAAGGAGTTATCCATGATATTGACACTTCAAGGCCAAAATCTGTTTACCATAACCCACTATAAAGGACTATCACCAGAATCCGAAGGAATTTATCTTCCTTTTGTCAAAACCTATTCGTTCAATGTCACACTAAAATTCTGA